From the genome of Solanum stenotomum isolate F172 chromosome 5, ASM1918654v1, whole genome shotgun sequence:
AGCTTGATGCCAGAGATACTCTAATCTCACGTCCTCCGTCTTCCATCGTCCGGTTGAACAAGCTTAAAAGTTTGAGTTTTCGACTTTGTGATTATGGAGTGTTCTTTGTGTTCCCTCTGGTGAATAAAGGGTTACTCTCATTGGAATCTATGAATCTCAGCTACTGCAATATAATAGATGGAGGACTTCCGGAAGACATTGGATCCTTATCCTCTTTGAAACACTCGTATCTCTgtggaaataattttgagcaTTTGCCTCAAAGCATATCCAAACTTGGTGCTCTTGAATACTTGGACTTATCAGATTGCAAGAGACTTACACAGCTGCCAGAAGACATTGGATGTTTATCCTCTTTGAAATACTTGAATCTCAACGGAAATAATTTTGAGCATCTGCCTCAGAGCATATCCGGACTTGGTGCTCTTCGATCTTTGAACTTATCAGATTGCAAGAGGCTTACACAGCTGCCAGAATTTCCACATCAATTagacaaaatagatgcagattAGAGCAATGATTTGATCTGTAATTCGTTGTTTCAGAATATCTCATCATTGCAGCATGACATCTGTTCTTCAGATTCCTTGTCACTAAGAGTGTTTGTGAGTTTGAAGGTGGATATCCCAAGTTGGTTCAACTATCAGGGAATGCCTAAGAATTAGTATGTAAGTGATAACTTCTTGGGATTTGTTGTATGTTATTCTGGCAAACGAATTGATTGCATCACAGCTCATTTGATTCCCTTATCATGTGATGGTGGGATGTCGTCGATGACCCAGGAATTTGCCTTATCCAACAATTCACTATATTCTTATGAATgtgatattaattttttgttggtaCCTCTTGGTGGCTTATGGGATGCATCTAATGCAAATGGAAAAACACCAAATGACTATGGGCGCATTAAGTTAGATTTTATTGGTTATGTAGATTTTATTGGAGAAACAGATGATGATTTTGGAGAAAAGCAGAAATTTGGAGTTCGTTTGTTGTATAAAAATGAATCTGAGCTTTGCATTGGGATAAGGAAgagaagatatgaagaagaggcCAGTTGCTCCTCTTCTAAGAAACAAAGGCAACTCTTGCAGTTCTTTCCCACAAGCCCGGGATTATAGATTAAATATTGGTAAAATGTTACGTTCTTTTTCTTTGGTAGAAAACAAAGGTTACATATCAGTATCAGCAATGAGTTTGGGGACACTGCCTATGAAGGGAACATGTACAATTTGGGTGAAAGAAGCTTTGGAATCAATGGAGCTCAAAACCATCAAGTTCTACTGAAGTTACATAGTCTCCGTTGATATCTACTGTAAAATGtactaacattttttttctattttaataagTGAAAGAAACACATTTTATTAATCATCTCtgaaattaatgtaatctaagcAAAGAAACACTATTAATATTCTCATTTCTTGTTCAATGCATTGCCAATGTCGAGCACGAAACGATATTTCACATCCGATTTCAGAAGACGTTCCAACGCTGTGTTCACATAGTCTATTGGCACGACTTCAATATCTGGTGTTATGTTATGCTTTGCCGCAAAATCCAACATTTCTTGAGTCTCTTTCATCCCTCCTATGCAACTTCCAGCCACTAGCTTCCTTCCTGTTTTCCACATTATACATACAAACTTTAGTCTAAAAAAAAGACACCCAGGTGCACTAAGCTTCTGCTATGCGCAGAGTCCCAGGAAGGACCACATTACATTATGTATACTTTAGTTGGaactttattatttgaaatcttGCATTTGCTTACCCATAAGTAGAGGAAACACAGGCAACTCCACCGGTTTTTCTGGTGCACCAACCATAACAAGCTTACCATGAGATTTCATCAACATAAGCAATGGAAGAATAGGATGCACCGCCGAAACAGTGTCGATAATCCCATCCAATGTGTTCATTGCAGCCTGTTCGTatataaataaacgaataaacAAAAGGTTAGCCCCCATTCTCCTGTTTAAATTGTTAAACTGGCATAACAACTTaattaagcttttagatgacaTTGCCACACTTCAACACGGAACCAGAGCAAGCAGAGGTCGTGAGTTCAAAAACCTCAACACCACCAttgtcaacaaaaataaaaaaaatcacgtGCTTTACTCATGAAAAAGAACAGGCAGAGGTGTGTTGAAGACACAACTAAATAAAAGTGCTCTCTCAAACAGATTAAACATTCAGATAAGATGATCACAGAGTTCAATGATAACGAGTTATTATATTCACCTTCATCTGCTCAGGATCGCGACTGATCAAGAAAGAATCTGCGCCCAAATGCTCAATTGCTTCTTGCTTCTTATTAGCAGATGTACTAATGACAGTCACTTTGGTTCCGAATGCCTTAGCGAACTTAACAGCCATATGTCCGAGCCCTCCAAGACCAACAACACCAATGTGCATTCCAGGCTTATCGAGTCCAAAATATTTCAAAGGACTATAAGTAGTAATTCCAGCACATAACAGGGGAGCAGCGTCCATCGACAAGTTTTCAGGCCAACGTACTACAAAATGCTCATCGGATACCATCATGTCGGAGTAACCTCCAAACGTGAGGGTTCCGTCTAAGCTATAGCCGTTGTATGTAGGAATCTGACGAGGACAGTAATTCTCGAGATCAACGCTACAATTCTCACATTTTCGACATGATCCTACCATACATCCAACACCTACTTTGTCTCCAACCTTAAATTTCTCCACCTTGCTTCCCACCTCAGTTACAACACCAACAACCTCATGCCTGCAATTATATTTACAATTAGTTACACTCACGAGTAGATCGAATCGACACAAATTCCGCTAGTTTTTACTCTTTATCGcagtttatatgacttactttcctttttagtctgtccCAAATAAAATGACACATTTAACTTTCAAATGtccattttatccttaatgaaatgatttatagtcacagtaatttctatcattcattttagtcTTCAAGCTTTAAAAGTCTTCCtctctttcttaaactccgtgtcgagtcaaactaactcttataaaatgggacggagggagtaccatgtcccaacaactcagGATTTACTGAGGTATCAAGAGCTCAAAATGGCCAATTATAGACTAAGAACCAAATCAGGATtgctttcaaataaaaaatatacagtaatgtgaaaaattgaaaagatacaGAGAACAGGAAAACTAGCTAGTAAATATTCTTCGCCGAAAAATTActtatgtgtatatatagtggATGTTGAATTCCATTAGCTTCTTTGTGCCTTAATATTTTTGAATCTCGTTAATGAAAATTCTGGTTAGTATTTTTGGAtctaacaattaaaaaaaatctgaatatttttaaaccaaaaataaaagaacaaatcaaTTTACCCAGGCACCATGGGGTACTTGCTATTTCCCCATTCATTCTTGAGTTGATGAAGATCAGAATGACAAATTCCACAATACATAACTTTAAATTGCACATCTTTTTCACCTGTCACCCTGTAACCATTAACACAAAATGATCATCATCAAATTTACAATAAAACAACAACAGCAAATTCAGTATAATCATACAGGTGGGATCCGAGAAACCAAGTGTCactagaaaaaaatgatttttcttagAGGCAGTTGCAAGTGACAATTACattttagcactctttgtaaatgtcgtCGGAGCCTATAACGACATTGGATTCAATAACAAATACTGGTAAAAAATTCAACACTCTTTGTTAATTGACATatttattgccactaaaaaccatttttattatatcatatgTATGCAGATGTTACCCTACCTCAGCTTATAGAGAGTTTGTTTCCGATTGAAATGAAAAACAcatcatcaaaattaaaaataataatttgtaccTTCTTGAAAAATTGAAAGGAGAAAGAACTCCAGAAGTGTCTCTAGTTGCCCATCCAAATGCCTTAATTGGATGttcattttcaaatgattttgccatttttttcgtttgaaaaataaaattataatagcGAAAAATGTAGAACAATATGGATGATACAAAATTGATTATGTTATGATCCATATTTATAGGATTTTGAGTGAAAAATATGTGACGTTATCGATGAGGTGTAACAACTAATGACTTACTTAAACAAATTGGATTTTGACTTCTTTTTTGTGGTCGATAGGTGTAGAGTCCTACTTTGCAggacttttaaaaaaaggtttcacacttttttttaatctcgAATCTATCTAGAGTTTGAAGTTTAcgagttttaaaaatattcttctttttaatattataatgtaTTTAGTGAAATCTTATAATGAGGTCCACGAAAGTCGAAAAATTGGAGTGTATACAAATCAGCTTAATCTTAATTTCCATGTagaggtagagagattgtttttgAAGGATCATTGGctcaaaatttgtatattagtaggtatgaaaaaaggaaaatgacaaTTCTTCTGTTAAGGTGAGAGCTCTCTTCCCATGACAAGCACTACCTCACCCCTTGCTTTCCAACCGTTGTCTTTTATCTGAATGTCAAACATAGACATGTGTACACTACATGAAAAAAGTTGTCAAGCATTGAATGAAGGGAGTTGGGAGGGTTGGGAAAGGTTGTGTAAACAAAGC
Proteins encoded in this window:
- the LOC125864456 gene encoding 8-hydroxygeraniol dehydrogenase-like; amino-acid sequence: MAKSFENEHPIKAFGWATRDTSGVLSPFNFSRRVTGEKDVQFKVMYCGICHSDLHQLKNEWGNSKYPMVPGHEVVGVVTEVGSKVEKFKVGDKVGVGCMVGSCRKCENCSVDLENYCPRQIPTYNGYSLDGTLTFGGYSDMMVSDEHFVVRWPENLSMDAAPLLCAGITTYSPLKYFGLDKPGMHIGVVGLGGLGHMAVKFAKAFGTKVTVISTSANKKQEAIEHLGADSFLISRDPEQMKAAMNTLDGIIDTVSAVHPILPLLMLMKSHGKLVMVGAPEKPVELPVFPLLMGRKLVAGSCIGGMKETQEMLDFAAKHNITPDIEVVPIDYVNTALERLLKSDVKYRFVLDIGNALNKK